The following proteins are encoded in a genomic region of Acropora muricata isolate sample 2 unplaced genomic scaffold, ASM3666990v1 scaffold_735, whole genome shotgun sequence:
- the LOC136907136 gene encoding uncharacterized protein: protein MDDLKLFGKSYEQIDSLVQTVHTFSIDIGMEFGIKKCGVLVLKRGKIAKMEGVLLPDEQVMKEIEDRGYRYVGLLETDHLKEKEMKDLFSKEYKRRLKLVLKSKLSGTSKIIAANTWAVAILRYCAGVVEWKTDELKLKVLDRQTRKLKTLYGALHPKSDVDRVYVARQKGGRGLISCQMCVEGVGKIKILDKNSLVKHG from the exons ATGGATGACCTAAAACTTTTTGGGAAATCCTACGAACAGATTGACTCGCTTGTACAGACAGTCCATACATTTAGCATAGACATAGGAatggaatttggaataaaaaagtgtggggtgctggtactaaaacgcggtaaaattgcaaagatggaaGGAGTTTTACTACCAGATGAGCAGGTTATGAAGGAGATTGAGGATAGAGGGTATAGGTACGTAGGCTtactggaaacagatcacttgaaggaaaaggagatgaaggacctattctcaaaggaatataaacgtaggctgaaactggtgttaaagtcaaagttgagtgGGACGAGTAAAATCATAGCTGCCAACACATGGGCAGTTGCAATCCTAAGGTATTGTGCTGGTGTGGTAGAGTGGAAGACTGATGAGTTGAAGCTTAAGGTGTTGGATAGACAGACCAGGAAATTGAAGACACTATATGGCGCACTGCACCCCAAAAGTGATGTAGACAGGGTGTACGTAGCACGgcagaaaggaggaagagggctTATTAGCTGTCAAATGTGTGTGGAAGGAGTAggaaagataaagatcttggata aaaacagccttgttaagCACGGCTAG